One Pochonia chlamydosporia 170 chromosome 5, whole genome shotgun sequence DNA segment encodes these proteins:
- a CDS encoding casein kinase II beta subunit (similar to Metarhizium acridum CQMa 102 XP_007813463.1): protein MMDDYVSESDSDYTSYWRDWFISSRGNEYFCEIDEEYLTDRFNLTGLNTEVQYYQYALDLVTDVFDLDCDDEMRETIEKSARHLYGLVHARYIVTTRGLGKMLDKYKKAEFGKCPRVNCHSHPLLPMGLSDIPNLKPVKLFCARCEDIYNPKSSRHATIDGAYFGTSFHNIIFQVYPALIPSKSVERYVPRVYGFKVHASAALVRWQCVRRDEMRRRLRKLEIESGFGGEDEDDDEEEEEEFEGVDGRLMPMG, encoded by the exons ATGATGGACGACTACGTCAGCGAGTCGGACAGCGACTACACGAGCTACTGGCGCGACTGG TTCATCTCGTCCCGCGGCAACGAATACTTTTGCGAAATCGATGAGGAGTACCTCACCGACCGGTTCAACCTGACGGGTCTGAACACGGAGGTCCAGTACTACCAGTATGCGTTGGATCTGGTGACGGATGTGTTTGACCTGGATTGCGATGATGAGATGCGCGAGACGATTGAGAAGTCGGCGAGGCATCTGTACGGACTGGTGCATGCGAGGTATATCGTTACGACGAGGGGGTTAGGGAAGATG CTCGATAAATACAAAAAAGCCGAATTCGGAAAATGCCCCCGCGTAAACTGCCACTCGCaccccctcctccccatGGGCCTCAGCGACATCCCCAACCTCAAGCCCGTGAAGCTCTTCTGCGCCCGCTGCGAAGACATATACAACCCCAAGTCCAGCCGGCACGCCACCATCGACGGCGCCTACTTCGGCACCTCGttccacaacatcatcttccagGTGTATCCGGCGCTGATACCGAGCAAGAGCGTGGAGAGGTACGTGCCGCGGGTGTATGGGTTCAAGGTGCATGCGTCGGCGGCGCTGGTGCGGTGGCAGTGCGTAAGGAGGGACGAGATGAGGCGGCGGTTGAGGAAGCTGGAGATTGAGTCGGGGTTTGGGggggaggatgaggatgacgatgaggaggaggaggaggagtttgagggGGTGGATGGGCGGTTGATGCCGATGGGGTGA
- a CDS encoding 60S ribosomal protein L2 (similar to Neurospora crassa OR74A XP_963850.2), whose protein sequence is MFPQRLPLSAVTRSLQRLTFSQTAVRGYATPKSKTSPDSSGLSSQSLMNTAETQGSQSVKLRTYKPRTPGVRHLRRPMNEHLWKGRPFLPLTYPKKGQGKGGRNAHGRITVRHRGGGAKRRIRTVDFERWRPGPHLVDRIEYDPGRSAHIALVTEQATGQKSYILAAEGLRSGDIVHSYRSGIPQDLLDSMGGIIDPGILAARTAFRGNCLPMHMVPVGTEVFAVGSAAKRGAVFCRSAGTSATVVNKNEETKDDGTKIMTGKYVEVRLQSGEVRRVSKNACATVGVASNVHHHYRQLGKAGRSRWLNIRPTVRGVAMNKVDHPHGGGRGKSKSNRNPVTPWGRPTKSGYKTRRTHNINKWVVTPRPRNHGKRRDKRSSKE, encoded by the exons ATGTTTCCCCAAAGATTACCGCTCTCCGCGGTCACCAGGAGTTTACAGCGGCTGACGTTCAGCCAAACCGCTGTGCGTGGTTATGCGACACCCAAATCCAAAACCAGCCCCGACAGCAGCGGACTCTCCAGCCAGTCTCTTATGAACACAGCCGAAACCCAGGGCTCACAATCCGTCAAGCTGCGCACGTATAAGCCCCGAACCCCCGGTGTACGACACTTGAGACGCCCCATGAACGAGCACCTCTGGAAAGGCCGGCCATTCTTACCATTGACATACCCCAAGAAGGGCCAGGGCAAAGGTGGACGTAACGCACATGGACGCATCACCGTACGACACCGCGGCGGTGGTGCCAAGCGAAGAATACGAACAGTCGACTTTGAGCGATGGCGGCCAGGTCCCCATCTGGTAGACCGAATTGAGTACGATCCCGGACGAAGCGCACACATTGCCTTGGTCACGGAGCAGGCTACGGGACAGAAGTCATACATCCTGGCTGCTGAGGGTCTTCGAAGCGGCGACATTGTGCACAGCTATCGATCAGGCATTCCGCAGGATCTTCTGGACAGCATGGgcggcatcattgatcctGGTATTCTTGCTGCTCGAACGGCATTCCGCGGCAACTGTCTGCCCATGCACATGGTTCCTGTTGGGACGGAAGTCTTTGCCGTTGGCTCGGCTGCGAAGCGTGGCGCCGTGTTTTGTCGCAGCGCCGGAACGTCCGCCACGGTGGTGAACAAGAATGAGGAGACGAAAGATGATGGCACCAAGATCATGACGGGCAAGTATGTCGAGGTGCGTCTCCAGAGTGGTGAGGTCCGCCGGGTCAGCAAGAATGCGTGTGCTACGGTTGGTGTTGCCAGCAATGTCCACCACCACTACCGACAGCTTGGAAAGGCAGGACGAAGCCGGTGGTTGAATATTCGGCCGACGGTTCGTGGTGTGGCCATGAACAAGG TTGACCATCCTCACGGTGGTGGCCGAGGTAAATCGAAGAGTAACCGCAACCCGGTTACACCTTGGGGTAGACCC ACCAAGAGTGGTTACAAGACTCGCCGTAcgcacaacatcaacaaatGGGTTGTCACCCCTCGACCCCGTAACCACGGCAAGAGACGAGACAAGCGGTCGTCCAAGGAATAA
- a CDS encoding PAP2 domain-containing protein (similar to Metarhizium acridum CQMa 102 XP_007813464.1), translated as MAHSGGSSSGNSFTVKLLASYAFDWIVLIVITVVAGFLGRIEPNKRPFSLQDPNISFPFAEKETVPSWLLVVLCALAPVVIILFVSLILVPGNTVPKNTSKALIWKRKVWELHVGWLGLLMAVGSAFFFISGIKNMCGKPRPDLLSRCQPDVANASKYIVGGFGKNITAFTLYSGDICMQKDRKKLDDGFRSYPSGHAAAAAAGLIYLSLFLASKFSVTLPFVVPSGSAPLDGSMHTAFPSRMNSGGADPYEASRLRDGNSEYGKARVVSRNAQHNTRLQSLRRQAAAPPVYLLAITLVPFCVAIFIAASRWFDFRHHGFDILFGFLIGTVTAVYSFRYYHLPIAAGAGWAWGPRSDDRAFWAGVGRLGFAGDNLDDYPRRMDPSDLGESGDVDVGGMRGASGATGAVHRGERPAGPGEFQFRDVELDRMDRRAQAPGYAQAH; from the exons ATGGCCCACTCTGGGGGCTCATCTAGCGGCAACAGCTTCACTGTCAAGCTGCTCGCCTCATATGCATTTGACTGGATCGTCTTGATTGTTATTACTGTGGTTGCTGGGTTTTTGGGACGCATTGAGCCGAATAAACGGCCATTTTCGTTGCAGGATCCCAATATTTC ATTCCCCTTTGCCGAAAAGGAAACCGTTCCCTCATGGCTTCTCGTCGTTCTCTGCGCCCTGGCCcccgtcgtcatcatcctcttcgtctccCTGATCCTCGTGCCCGGCAACACCGTCCccaaaaacaccagcaaGGCCCTTATCTGGAAGCGAAAAGTATGGGAGCTCCACGTCGGTTGGCTGGGCCTCCTCATGGCCGTCGGCTCAGCCTTTTTCTTTATTAGCGGTATCAAGAATATGTGTGGAAAGCCGCGGCCCGACTTGCTCTCCCGATGCCAGCCCGACGTCGCCAACGCCTCAAAATACATTGTCGGCGGGTTTGGCAAGAATATTACTGCGTTCACCTTGTACTCGGGCGATATCTGCATGCAAAAAGACCGTAAGAAGCTCGATGATGGATTTCGCAGCTATCCCAGTGGTCACGCTGCCGCTGCGGCTGCAGGGCTGATATACTTGTCGCTGTTTTTGGCGAGCAAGTTTTCCGTCACGCTGCCGTTTGTGGTGCCCTCGGGTTCTGCGCCGCTCGATGGCTCGATGCATACTGCTTTCCCGTCGCGAATGAATTCCGGCGGCGCCGACCCCTATGAGGCGAGTCGTTTGCGCGATGGAAATAGCGAGTACGGCAAGGCGAGGGTTGTTAGCCGCAACGCCCAGCACAATACTCGATTGCAGTCTCTTAGAAGACAGGCTGCCGCGCCGCCTGTATATCTGCTTGCCATTACTTTGGTTCCGTTCTGTGTGGCCATCTTCATTGCTGCGTCGAGATGGTTCGATTTCCGCCATCATGGATTTGATATCCTGTTTGGCTTCCTCATAGGTACTGTTACCGCTGTTTACAGCTTCCGATACTACCATTTGCCCATTGCCGCTGGCGCTGGTTGGGCCTGGGGTCCTCGCAGCGATGATCGTGCGTTTTGGGCTGGCGTCGGCAGACTGGGCTTTGCCGGTGATAATTTGGACGACTACCCGCGGCGTATGGATCCATCTGATCTCGGCGAGTCGGGCGACGTAGATGTTGGCGGCATGCGGGGAGCATCAGGCGCAACTGGTGCTGTACACCGTGGAGAGAGACCAGCTGGTCCTGGAGAGTTCCAGTTCCGCGACGTGGAGCTTGATAGAATGGATCGAAGGGCACAGGCACCTGGGTACGCTCAGGCTCATTAA